Proteins encoded in a region of the Coffea eugenioides isolate CCC68of unplaced genomic scaffold, Ceug_1.0 ScVebR1_2842;HRSCAF=3944, whole genome shotgun sequence genome:
- the LOC113757207 gene encoding uncharacterized protein LOC113757207, which translates to MKLNPKKCVFGVTSGKFLGYLVSHRGIEANPDKVKAIQDMSPPRNIREVQRLNGRLAALNRFLSQSAEKALPFFKVLKKADQFAWTEECQAAFDKLKQYLHHLPTLASPRPEEKLYLYLAATDEAVSAVLIRDEGTQVPVYYVSRALRGPETRYTQVEKLVLGLVHAARRLKPYFLAHPISVRTDQPIRQILMRPEASGRLTKWAVELGEYDLSYEPRTAIKAQALADFLAELTFTEGPESTSASAEVPTPSPWTLYVDGSSNGDGSGAGLLLEGPQGEVCSYALRFGFPATNNEAEYEALIAGLQLARRLGAQQIHVRSDSQLVVRQVLGEYEAKDETMQRYLSKVHQLTAYFESFEIQRIPGPRIMEVLSEPGYVEEVACPVHSEETWMTPFILFLGQGALPEDRAEARKIQRKAARYALRDGELYKRSYLGPWLRCVTPETGRHVLHEIHEGLCGAHVGHRMLAKKALLLGYFWPSVRQDAQDLVLGCPSCQVHAPEHHQPANFMVPITSPWPFEQWGTDIIGPFPRSVGGYTFLVIISDNGRQFAENPFKTWCTNLGIKQHFTSVGHPQANGQAENFNRTLLHGLKTRLHQAGTSWVEELPSVLWSYRTTPRSATQETPFSLTYGAEAVIPAEILTPNPRLAAYAAEVNNEERQLDLDLVDERRDLASARIASYKNTLAHYYNARVRHRRFQPGDLVLRKNSVSRAEPQGKLCPKWEGLTELWI; encoded by the exons ATGAAGCTGAATCCTAAGAAATGCGTCTTCGGCGTCACCTCGGGAAAATTCTTGGGGTATCTGGTTTCCCACCGGGGAATCGAGGCCAACCCCGACAAGGTCAAGGCCATTCAGGACATGTCCCCACCTCGGAACATCCGAGAAGTCCAGCGGCTGAATGGACGCCTGGCCGCGCTGAATCGCTTCCTGTCCCAATCAGCTGAGAAAGCACTGCCCTTCTTTAAGGTGCTCAAGAAGGCCGATCAGTTTGCCTGGACGGAAGAATGCCAGGCTGCTTTCGACAAGCTGAAGCAATATCTCCATCACCTACCCACTCTCGCTTCACCTCGGCCCGAGGAGAAACTCTACCTCTACCTCGCCGCAACCGACGAGGCTGTCAGCGCTGTCCTTATCCGGGATGAGGGCACCCAAGTGCCAGTCTACTACGTCAGCCGAGCTCTCCGCGGGCCGGAGACTCGATACACTCAGGTGGAAAAACTGGTGCTGGGGCTAGTCCACGCAGCTCGGCGATTGAAGCCCTACTTCCTTGCTCATCCCATCTCCGTCAGGACCGACCAGCCCATTCGGCAAATATTGATGCGACCCGAGGCTTCCGGTCGCCTTACCAAGTGGGCTGTCGAGTTGGGAGAGTATGACCTGTCGTATGAGCCTCGCACCGCCATAAAAGCTCAAGCCCTAGCTGATTTCTTGGCCGAACTGACCTTCACGGAAGGTCCAGAGTCCACCTCCGCCAGTGCCGAGGTTCCCACCCCTTCCCCGTGGACGCTGTACGTAGACGGGTCCTCTAATGGGGATGGCAGCGGAGCTGGACTGCTCCTGGAAGGACCTCAGGGAGAAGTGTGCTCTTACGCCCTCCGCTTTGGCTTCCCAGCCACCAATAATGAAGCCGAGTACGAGGCCTTAATTGCTGGACTCCAGCTGGCCCGCAGGCTCGGCGCCCAGCAAATCCACGTCCGCAGTGACTCCCAACTCGTTGTACGCCAAGTTCTTGGTGAATACGAGGCTAAGGATGAGACCATGCAACGGTACCTctccaaagttcaccaactcACCGCGTACTTCGAGTCCTTCGAAATCCAAAGAATACCCGGTCCCAGAATAA TGGAAGTCCTGAGTGAACCAGGATACGTGGAAGAGGTGGCCTGCCCCGTGCACTCTGAAGAAACCTGGATGACCCCGTTCATCCTTTTCTTGGGTCAAGGAGCCCTTCCCGAAGACCGAGCCGAGGCGAGAAAAATACAACGCAAGGCGGCTCGGTACGCTCTCCGCGATGGAGAGCTGTACAAACGCTCCTACCTCGGCCCCTGGCTGAGGTGTGTCACTCCCGAGACAGGACGCCACGTCCTCCACGAGATCCACGAGGGCTTGTGTGGAGCTCACGTCGGCCACAGAATGCTAGCCAAGAAGGCTTTGCTTCTTGGATATTTCTGGCCCTCAGTTCGGCAAGACGCCCAGGACCTCGTTCTCGGCTGCCCTTCCTGCCAAGTCCACGCACCCGAGCATCACCAGCCCGCAAACTTCATGGTTCCCATCACTTCACCTTGGCCGTTTGAGCAATGGGGGACAGACATCATAGGTCCTTTCCCCAGATCCGTCGGGGGTTATACCTTCCTG GTCATCATCTCGGATAATGGAAGACAATTTGCCGAGAACCCCTTTAAAACTTGGTGCACAAACCTTGGCATCAAACAACATTTCACTTCAGTAGGCCACCCCCAGGCCAACGGTCAAGCAGAAAACTTCAACCGAACTCTCTTGCATGGCCTCAAGACCCGACTACACCAAGCTGGAACATCTTGGGTCGAAGAACTCCCCAGTGTCCTGTGGTCCTATCGGACCACGCCGAGGTCAGCCACGCAAGAGACCCCCTTCTCTTTGACCTACGGAGCCGAGGCTGTCATCCCTGCCGAGATCCTTACCCCCAACCCTCGGCTGGCAGCCTATGCCGCCGAGGTGAACAACGAAGAGAGACAGCTGGATCTCGACCTCGTCGATGAACGAAGGGACCTCGCCTCAGCCCGGATAGCTTCCTACAAGAACACACTGGCACACTATTACAATGCCCGCGTCAGACACCGTAGATTCCAGCCTGGAGACTTGGTTCTTAGGAAAAACTCAGTCAGCCGAGCTGAACCACAAGGGAAATTATGCCCAAAATGGGAAGGCCTTACCGAGTTGTGGATCTGA